One stretch of Methylopila sp. 73B DNA includes these proteins:
- a CDS encoding Fur family transcriptional regulator — protein sequence MRMTEQRRTIARVVAEADDHPDVEELYRRASGVDPRISISTVYRTVKLFEDAGIIAKVDFRDGRSRYEPIPDEHHDHLIDLRSGKVIEFRDEEIERLQAEIAKRLGYKLVDHRLELYAVPLDDRED from the coding sequence ATGCGCATGACCGAGCAGCGCCGCACGATCGCGCGCGTCGTGGCGGAGGCCGACGACCACCCCGACGTGGAGGAGCTGTACCGCCGCGCCTCGGGCGTCGACCCCCGCATTTCGATCTCGACCGTCTACCGCACGGTGAAGCTGTTCGAGGACGCGGGCATCATCGCCAAGGTCGATTTCCGCGACGGCCGCTCGCGCTACGAGCCGATTCCGGACGAGCACCACGACCATCTCATCGACCTGCGCTCCGGCAAGGTGATCGAATTCCGCGACGAGGAGATCGAGCGCCTGCAGGCGGAGATCGCCAAGCGGCTCGGCTACAAGCTCGTCGACCACAGGCTGGAGCTCTACGCCGTTCCGCTCGACGACCGGGAGGATTGA
- a CDS encoding LysR family transcriptional regulator, translating to MGQIDLNDVARLVTVAEAGGFRAAAQRRTDSASGLSEAVRRLEEALGARLLNRTTRSVALTEAGARLIDRARPALAELAAALDAVSSDSDRPTGTLRLNVPTFVARHVLPPIATAFLKRHPGVRMDVTAQDSFIDVLAEGCDAGIRYEERLALDMIATPIGPRRQRFVLAAAPSYIAERGAPAHPHDLLRHARIGHRFLGSKALAIWEFERDGEIIRVPPEGPLTASTFEMQIAAAVAGLGIIGHFGEALAADLASGALVPVLEDWWQEFSGPMLYYQSRRHMPAPLRAFVDFVKAS from the coding sequence ATGGGCCAGATCGACCTCAACGACGTCGCCCGCCTGGTCACCGTGGCGGAGGCCGGCGGCTTCCGCGCGGCCGCCCAGCGCCGCACCGATTCCGCCTCCGGCCTGAGCGAGGCCGTGCGGCGGCTCGAGGAGGCGCTCGGCGCCCGGCTGCTCAACCGAACCACGCGCAGCGTCGCGCTGACCGAAGCCGGCGCGCGGCTGATCGACCGGGCGCGTCCGGCGCTCGCCGAACTCGCAGCCGCGCTCGACGCCGTGTCGTCCGACTCCGATCGGCCGACGGGCACGCTGCGCCTCAACGTGCCGACCTTCGTGGCGCGGCATGTGCTGCCGCCGATCGCCACGGCGTTCCTGAAGCGTCATCCCGGCGTGCGGATGGACGTGACGGCGCAGGACAGCTTCATCGACGTGCTGGCCGAGGGCTGCGACGCCGGCATCCGCTACGAGGAGCGTCTGGCGCTCGACATGATCGCGACGCCGATCGGGCCGCGCCGGCAGCGCTTCGTGCTCGCGGCCGCGCCGTCCTACATCGCGGAGCGCGGCGCCCCGGCGCATCCGCACGATCTGCTGCGGCACGCGCGGATCGGCCACCGCTTCCTCGGCAGCAAGGCGCTCGCCATCTGGGAGTTCGAGCGTGACGGGGAGATCATCCGAGTGCCGCCGGAAGGGCCGCTGACCGCCTCGACCTTCGAGATGCAGATCGCGGCGGCGGTCGCCGGGCTCGGGATCATCGGGCATTTCGGCGAGGCGCTGGCGGCCGATCTCGCGAGCGGCGCACTGGTCCCGGTGCTCGAGGACTGGTGGCAGGAGTTCTCCGGCCCCATGCTCTACTACCAGAGCCGGCGCCACATGCCGGCCCCGCTCAGGGCGTTCGTGGATTTCGTGAAGGCCAGCTAG
- a CDS encoding lysophospholipid acyltransferase family protein, whose amino-acid sequence MGLDAKALRAAATVAALAPVIAIGIPLQTLILKFRLGDPARIPVLFHRYALRAIGVTTHVVGAPAKARPLLMTSNHSSWLDILVLGAITPVSFVAKSEIASWPVFGSLARLQRSIFVDRARRTATSAVSREMAQRMQAGDAVVLFAEGTSSDGNRVLPFRSALLGAAQQAIGGEGAGAVYVQPVSIAYVKRNGLPLGLRTRSEIAWYGDIDFVPHLWAVLRNGAIDVTVAFGTPVRVDAAANRKTLTRELEQQVRRMTATALRGGARPVAISPDAAGGVPAPAPALEG is encoded by the coding sequence TTGGGGCTGGACGCGAAGGCCCTCCGAGCCGCCGCGACGGTGGCGGCGCTCGCGCCCGTGATCGCGATCGGCATTCCGCTGCAGACGCTCATCCTGAAGTTCCGACTCGGCGATCCGGCGCGCATTCCCGTGCTGTTCCACCGCTACGCCCTGCGCGCGATCGGCGTCACCACCCATGTCGTGGGCGCGCCGGCGAAGGCGCGGCCGTTGTTGATGACGTCGAACCACAGCTCGTGGCTCGACATCCTGGTTCTCGGGGCGATCACGCCGGTCTCCTTCGTGGCGAAGTCCGAGATCGCGTCCTGGCCGGTCTTCGGCTCGCTGGCGCGGCTCCAGCGCTCGATCTTCGTCGACCGCGCCCGCCGCACCGCGACCTCCGCCGTCAGCCGGGAGATGGCGCAGCGCATGCAGGCCGGCGACGCCGTCGTGCTGTTCGCCGAAGGCACCTCCAGCGACGGCAACCGGGTGCTGCCGTTCCGCTCCGCGCTGCTCGGCGCGGCCCAGCAGGCGATCGGCGGCGAGGGAGCGGGCGCGGTCTATGTGCAGCCGGTGTCGATCGCCTACGTCAAGCGCAACGGGCTGCCGCTCGGCCTCAGGACGCGCTCCGAGATCGCGTGGTACGGCGACATCGACTTCGTGCCGCACCTCTGGGCGGTGCTGAGGAACGGCGCCATCGACGTCACGGTCGCCTTCGGGACGCCCGTCCGGGTCGACGCCGCGGCCAACCGCAAGACGCTGACGCGCGAGCTCGAGCAGCAGGTCCGCCGCATGACGGCGACCGCCCTGCGCGGCGGGGCCCGCCCGGTCGCGATTTCTCCGGACGCGGCCGGGGGCGTGCCGGCGCCCGCGCCGGCGCTCGAGGGCTGA
- a CDS encoding GNAT family N-acetyltransferase, whose amino-acid sequence MYWLWFWNAWASGLRRWAIEPADAGHADDLAEIHASCFARGWSIDEMDQLLRDRSVRACALYREGRSRPVGFAASRVAVDEAEVLSIAVLERSRGGGGGHALLARHLGRLAGEGVRRVVLEVDEDNAAALTLYARFGFAEVGRRKAYYRRADGTRGAARILALDMT is encoded by the coding sequence ATGTACTGGCTGTGGTTCTGGAACGCCTGGGCCTCGGGTCTGAGACGCTGGGCGATCGAACCGGCGGACGCCGGACACGCGGACGATCTCGCTGAAATCCACGCCTCCTGCTTCGCGCGCGGCTGGAGCATCGACGAGATGGACCAGCTGCTGCGCGACCGGTCGGTCCGGGCCTGCGCGCTCTATCGCGAAGGCCGGTCGCGGCCGGTGGGCTTCGCGGCCTCGCGCGTCGCGGTCGACGAAGCGGAGGTCCTGTCGATCGCCGTGCTCGAGCGCAGCCGCGGCGGCGGCGGCGGCCATGCGCTGCTCGCCCGCCATCTGGGCCGGCTCGCGGGCGAAGGCGTGCGGCGGGTGGTGCTCGAAGTGGACGAGGACAACGCGGCCGCGCTCACGCTCTACGCCCGCTTCGGCTTCGCCGAGGTGGGACGGCGGAAGGCCTATTACCGCCGCGCCGACGGGACGCGGGGCGCCGCAAGGATCCTCGCGCTCGACATGACGTGA
- a CDS encoding malonic semialdehyde reductase — protein sequence MTGPHRAPIDDAALDALFRAARTHNSFKPEPVSETTLRALFELVKMGPTSANGLPGRFVFVTSPEAKAKLLPTLSASNRDKTAAAPVTAIVAYDLRWIDNLLRFFPHADAKSWFEGNDAAIESGAQLNGSLMGGYLILAARALGLDTGAMAGFDRKAVDEAFFAGTTLRSNFLVNLGYGDGQNMFDRLPRPDFDEFCKIV from the coding sequence GTGACAGGACCGCACCGCGCCCCCATCGACGACGCCGCGCTCGACGCGCTGTTCCGCGCCGCGCGGACGCACAATTCGTTCAAGCCCGAGCCGGTCTCGGAGACGACCCTGCGCGCGCTGTTCGAACTCGTGAAGATGGGGCCGACCAGCGCCAACGGCCTCCCCGGACGCTTCGTGTTTGTCACCTCCCCCGAGGCCAAGGCGAAGCTGCTGCCGACCCTGTCGGCCAGCAACCGCGACAAGACCGCCGCCGCGCCGGTGACGGCGATCGTCGCCTACGACCTGCGCTGGATCGACAACCTGCTGCGCTTCTTCCCGCACGCCGACGCGAAGTCGTGGTTCGAAGGCAACGACGCCGCCATTGAAAGCGGCGCGCAGCTCAACGGCTCGCTGATGGGCGGCTACCTGATCCTCGCCGCCCGCGCGCTCGGCCTCGACACGGGGGCCATGGCGGGGTTCGACCGCAAGGCCGTCGACGAGGCCTTCTTCGCCGGCACCACCTTGCGCTCGAACTTCCTCGTGAACCTCGGCTACGGCGACGGCCAGAACATGTTCGACCGCCTGCCGCGGCCGGACTTCGACGAGTTCTGCAAGATCGTCTGA
- a CDS encoding DUF779 domain-containing protein has translation MTQNVPTRVVATERALDLIRTLRAEHGDVLFHQSGGCCDGSSPMCYGVGDYILSDDDVKLGEVGGAGFYMSPSQFEYWRHTALTLDVVPGRGGMFSLENGREVRFHIRSRIFSDAEVKALEEAEAKAAA, from the coding sequence ATGACACAGAACGTTCCGACCCGCGTCGTCGCCACCGAGCGGGCGCTCGATCTCATCCGGACGCTGCGGGCCGAGCACGGCGACGTGCTGTTCCACCAGTCCGGCGGCTGCTGCGACGGCTCCTCGCCCATGTGCTACGGCGTCGGCGACTACATCCTGTCCGACGATGACGTGAAGCTCGGCGAGGTCGGCGGCGCGGGGTTCTACATGAGCCCGTCGCAGTTCGAGTACTGGCGGCACACGGCGCTGACGCTCGACGTGGTGCCCGGACGCGGCGGCATGTTCAGCCTCGAGAACGGCCGCGAGGTCCGCTTCCACATCCGCTCGCGCATCTTCTCCGACGCCGAGGTGAAGGCGCTGGAGGAGGCCGAGGCGAAGGCCGCGGCCTGA
- a CDS encoding SDR family oxidoreductase, with protein MKIDLTSKTAVVTGSTAGIGHAIAKGLAEAGAAVVVNGRKAAAVDKAVKAIRDAVPGSEVRGVAADLGTAEGAKALVAAVPSPDILVNNVGIFGPQDFFEIPDEEWTRFFEVNVMSGVRLSRAYAQGMAERGWGRIVFLSSESALNIPADMIHYGFTKTAALSISRGLAKRLAGTGVTVNAVLPGPTLSEGVAEMLKDEVAKTGRTLEEVGAAFVKANRPTSIIQRAASVEEVANMVVYVCSVQASATTGAALRVDGGVVDTIA; from the coding sequence ATGAAGATCGATCTCACGTCGAAGACCGCCGTCGTCACCGGCTCCACCGCCGGCATCGGCCACGCCATCGCCAAGGGCCTCGCCGAGGCCGGCGCGGCCGTGGTCGTCAACGGCCGCAAGGCGGCGGCGGTCGATAAGGCCGTCAAGGCCATCCGCGATGCGGTTCCGGGCTCCGAGGTCCGCGGCGTGGCCGCCGATCTCGGGACGGCGGAGGGCGCGAAGGCGCTGGTCGCGGCGGTCCCGTCGCCGGACATCCTCGTCAACAACGTCGGGATTTTCGGCCCGCAGGACTTCTTCGAGATCCCGGACGAGGAGTGGACCCGCTTCTTCGAGGTCAACGTCATGTCGGGCGTGAGGCTCTCCCGCGCCTACGCGCAGGGCATGGCGGAGCGCGGCTGGGGGCGGATCGTGTTCCTGTCGTCGGAGTCCGCCCTCAACATCCCGGCCGACATGATCCACTACGGCTTCACCAAGACCGCGGCGCTCTCGATCTCCCGCGGCCTCGCGAAGCGCCTCGCCGGCACGGGCGTCACGGTCAACGCCGTGCTGCCCGGCCCGACGCTGTCGGAGGGCGTCGCCGAGATGCTGAAGGACGAGGTCGCGAAGACCGGCCGCACGCTGGAGGAGGTGGGGGCGGCCTTCGTGAAGGCCAACCGGCCGACCTCGATCATCCAGCGCGCCGCCAGCGTCGAGGAGGTCGCGAACATGGTGGTCTACGTCTGCTCGGTCCAAGCCTCCGCCACCACCGGCGCCGCGCTGCGCGTGGACGGCGGCGTGGTCGACACCATCGCCTGA
- a CDS encoding aldo/keto reductase has product MTTRKLGRTGPETSVLGLGCMGMSGAYGPSDRAEGVATIHAALDAGVTLLDTGDFYGMGHNELLIAEALKGRPRDSYQLSVKFGALRGPDGSWLGFDGRPEAVKTFLAYSLQRLGVDHIDVYRPARLDPKVPIEDTVGAIADMVKAGYISHIGLSEIGAETLRRAAATHPIVDLQIEYSLISRGPEDKVLPAARELGVAITAYGVLSRGLIGGRYDPSKVAAGDFRAMSPRFQAGAVETNLKLVEALRAIAEAKGVSVAQIAIAWVLAQGADIVPVIGARSPRRLAEALGAIEVALTPDDLAAIERAVPKGAAAGERYAAAQMAHLDSER; this is encoded by the coding sequence ATGACCACTCGCAAGCTTGGACGCACCGGACCGGAGACCTCGGTTCTCGGCCTCGGCTGCATGGGCATGTCCGGCGCCTACGGACCGTCCGATCGGGCGGAAGGCGTCGCCACGATCCACGCCGCGCTCGACGCCGGCGTGACGCTGCTCGACACCGGCGACTTCTACGGAATGGGCCACAACGAGCTGCTGATCGCCGAGGCGCTGAAGGGCCGGCCGCGCGACAGCTACCAGCTGAGCGTCAAGTTCGGCGCCTTGCGTGGTCCCGACGGGAGCTGGCTCGGCTTCGACGGCCGGCCCGAAGCGGTGAAGACCTTCCTCGCCTACTCCCTGCAACGGCTCGGCGTGGACCACATCGACGTCTACCGCCCGGCCCGCCTCGACCCCAAGGTTCCGATCGAGGACACGGTGGGCGCGATCGCCGACATGGTGAAGGCCGGCTACATCAGCCACATCGGGCTTTCCGAGATCGGCGCCGAGACCTTGCGGCGGGCCGCGGCGACCCATCCGATCGTCGACCTGCAGATCGAGTATTCGCTGATCTCGCGCGGCCCGGAGGACAAGGTGCTGCCCGCCGCCCGCGAGCTCGGCGTCGCGATCACGGCCTACGGCGTGCTGTCGCGCGGGCTCATCGGCGGGCGTTACGACCCGTCGAAGGTCGCGGCCGGCGATTTCCGCGCGATGAGCCCGCGTTTCCAGGCCGGCGCCGTCGAGACCAACCTGAAACTCGTGGAGGCGCTTCGCGCGATCGCCGAAGCGAAGGGCGTGAGCGTCGCGCAGATCGCGATCGCCTGGGTCCTGGCGCAGGGCGCGGACATCGTGCCGGTGATCGGCGCGCGCAGCCCGCGTCGGCTGGCCGAAGCGCTCGGCGCGATCGAAGTCGCGCTGACGCCCGACGACCTGGCCGCGATCGAGCGCGCCGTCCCGAAGGGCGCGGCGGCCGGCGAGCGCTACGCCGCCGCGCAGATGGCGCATCTCGACAGCGAGCGCTAG
- the tsaB gene encoding tRNA (adenosine(37)-N6)-threonylcarbamoyltransferase complex dimerization subunit type 1 TsaB, giving the protein MRVLAIDTALGAASVAIVETDDDAAPAHVVSVAMARGHAEALMPQVRDALAAAGGLSTVARIAVTVGPGSFTGLRVGLAAARALALASGVPIVGVTTLAALAAPQLAAGDGLPVAAAVDARHGRVFFQAFDPDAAPLAPAGLLSAADAALVLGEGPALVVGSGADLVIGASVRGLLRKGEGPHDAPDPIWLARLGGACDPQSSPPRPLYLKAADAHPQEGGRIPRR; this is encoded by the coding sequence ATGCGCGTGCTCGCCATTGACACGGCCCTCGGCGCCGCCTCCGTCGCGATCGTCGAGACCGACGACGACGCGGCGCCGGCGCACGTCGTCTCCGTCGCGATGGCGCGCGGCCACGCCGAGGCGCTGATGCCCCAGGTCCGCGATGCGCTCGCAGCCGCAGGCGGGCTTTCGACGGTGGCGCGCATCGCCGTCACCGTCGGTCCCGGCAGCTTCACGGGACTGCGCGTGGGGCTCGCCGCGGCCCGCGCCCTTGCGCTTGCGAGCGGCGTCCCGATCGTCGGCGTCACGACGCTGGCGGCGCTCGCCGCGCCCCAACTCGCGGCCGGCGACGGCCTGCCCGTGGCGGCCGCCGTCGACGCGCGGCACGGGCGCGTGTTCTTCCAGGCGTTCGATCCCGACGCCGCGCCGCTGGCGCCGGCGGGCCTTCTGTCGGCGGCGGACGCCGCGCTCGTCCTTGGCGAAGGCCCGGCGCTGGTGGTCGGCTCCGGCGCGGATCTCGTGATCGGCGCCTCGGTGCGCGGCCTGCTGCGAAAGGGGGAGGGTCCGCATGACGCGCCGGACCCGATCTGGCTCGCGCGGCTCGGCGGCGCGTGCGATCCTCAGTCCTCTCCGCCCCGGCCGCTGTACCTGAAGGCCGCCGACGCCCACCCGCAGGAGGGCGGCCGCATTCCGCGCCGCTGA